GAATTGTTTCTGGGTGTTGTTGAAATGCAGGTAGGCATGGAGTTTTGGGCTCGGTGGGCACATAAAGTTCTTTGGCATGCTTCATTATGGCACATGCATGAGGTCGGTTCAACTTTAACAAAGCTGTTTTTGTACGGTTAATTCATCTCAAACTTCAAAAATCTGGCTCTGTTTTGAAATTTGCAGTCGCATCATCGACCAAGGGACGGCCCTTTCGAGCTGAATGATGTTTTTGCTATAACCAACGCTTTGCCAGCCATTGCTCTTCTTTCTTACGGTTTCTTCAACAAAGGCCTTGTTCCTGGACTCTGTTTTGGCGCCGTACGTCCTTCTTTTTCCTACATTTTCTGACGCCGTTTTGGTGTTAGTCAGTCGGTTTAGTTAGATTCAAACATCCTTTGaacacccttttttttttcttccaaaactCCAGGGTCTAGGAATTACAGTGTTTGGGATGGCCTACATGTTCGTTCATGATGGCCTCGTACACCGTCGATTTCCAGTAGGGCCTATATCAGACGTGCCGTATTTACGAAGAGTCGCTGCAGCTCATCAAGTAATCTAATTTGTTCATCAACAGATTATCCATCTtcatattaatcataatttattaaataaatttattgtttgtttgtttttcgcATATTATTAGCTTCATCACTCGGAAAAATTCAATGGATTGCCATATGGGTTGTTTCTGGGACCTCAAGTAAGAGTACTATAATTTGTCTCTGAAATATAGGATTATGGCTAAATATGCTCTTATTACGCGTGTCAACTTTTGCAGGAACTCGAAGAGGTGGGAGGCAGGGAAGAAGTAGATAAAGAGATTGAGAGAACGATCAAGAGATCTAAAACTCCAATATGattcatttgtattttatatatatatatatatatagtgagtGCTCTTATGTGTAAAGTGTATTTTCTTTcgaatttatttgtatttataaaatattttattgaaagtttgagataaaataaataatatcattaat
Above is a genomic segment from Mangifera indica cultivar Alphonso chromosome 3, CATAS_Mindica_2.1, whole genome shotgun sequence containing:
- the LOC123210814 gene encoding beta-carotene 3-hydroxylase 1, chloroplastic-like, translated to MATGVSSSSSVATYRVGCDILSSAKKPISILPYSFSRLVNHNRNRKSLRKICLFMEKSKEDSITVERNNFVETQNQITVSRLEESRARKKSERQTYLVAAIMSSLGISSMAVLAVYYRFSWQMEGGEPQLLEMFGTFALSIGAAVGMEFWARWAHKVLWHASLWHMHESHHRPRDGPFELNDVFAITNALPAIALLSYGFFNKGLVPGLCFGAGLGITVFGMAYMFVHDGLVHRRFPVGPISDVPYLRRVAAAHQLHHSEKFNGLPYGLFLGPQELEEVGGREEVDKEIERTIKRSKTPI